A single window of Nicotiana tomentosiformis chromosome 1, ASM39032v3, whole genome shotgun sequence DNA harbors:
- the LOC104098144 gene encoding endo-1,4-beta-xylanase 4-like, protein MKWHANEKIPGQLDYNVADPMLSLVQKYNIKVRGHNVFWDNPHNMPSWARYLSPVQLSSAASRRINSVMNRYLGQLIHWDVVNENVHFSFLEQILGKNASAVYYKKANEIDSKSIPFLNDFNTIEHGFDGTSNPAKYLEKIKELRSHGYNGPLGIGLQGHFVTPNLPYIRSSLDMLASAGLPIWITELDVANT, encoded by the coding sequence ATGAAATGGCACGCCAATGAGAAAATCCCCGGCCAACTAGACTACAACGTAGCTGATCCTATGCTTAGTCTTGTCCAAAAATATAACATTAAAGTCCGCGGCCACAATGTCTTTTGGGATAATCCTCATAATATGCCCTCGTGGGCGCGCTATCTTTCACCAGTACAACTATCTTCAGCTGCATCAAGAAGGATAAATTCAGTGATGAATAGATATTTAGGCCAACTTATTCATTGGGATGTTGTGAATGAAAATGTCCACTTCTCGTTCTTAGAGCAGATTCTAGGGAAGAATGCGTCTGCTGTTTACTACAAAAAGGCTAATGAAATTGATAGCAAGTCAATTCCATTCTTGAATGATTTCAATACAATTGAACATGGATTTGATGGAACTTCAAATCCAGCTAAGTACCTAGAAAAGATTAAAGAGCTTCGATCCCATGGTTACAATGGCCCTTTAGGAATTGGACTCCAGGGACATTTTGTCACCCCAAATTTGCCTTATATAagatcttctcttgatatgcttgCTTCAGCTGGATTGCCAATTTGGATCACCGAGTTAGATGTTGCTAATACGTGA